ATATTATGCCCAAAAAGAACAATTAGGCACAGTTCCAGTAACACGTATCCCTGATGCAATTTGTAGTTCATCCATCTTCTTGGCTGAAAAAACTCATGCGTCAGCGATTGCTGTAATGACATCTTCTGGATATACAGCAATGGAAATTTCAAGTTACCGTCCGGATGCTGATATTTACGTATTTACAGGTAATAAAACATTATTGCGCACACTTAGCTTATGCTGGGGTGTAAAAGCATTTATCTACGAAAAGTACGAGTCAACAGACGGTACTATCCAAGATGTAAACGGATTACTGAAAGAGCGTCATTTGGTTGAACCAGGACAAATTGTAATCAATACTTCTTCAACTCCATTACATGAAAAAGGTAGAACAAATACCATTCGTGTTTCGGAGGTAAAATAATACTCCATTAAAAAAGCCTCATTTGATTGAGGCTTTTTTAATTTATTTATTTTTGGATTGATTTGACTTCTTCGGTTGAATCAACTTTATATTTTTTACTGTATCTACCTGCAGATTGAGATTATTGGAGTCCGATTTTTCTGTGCCTGGCATAATTACACTTTCCTTACCATTCAAATACTTTTCTCTAATCACGGTATCATCTTTCTGTTCCAATCCTTTTATCAAGTTATCTCCTTTTCCTTTATAGGCATTTGGAATTTCAATATTCATATTAAATGATTTATTTAAGGAATCCATTTTTGATTGAAACTTGGCAGCATTGTCCATTTTATCAATTGGCTGAATTGGGCGCTTGGAACAAGCTTTCCTTTTTCGGAATTTTTTCTGTAATTTGAGAAAAAGAAGGTATGCACCAACCCAACAGCAAAATGGCGATCGTTAATATGTGTTTCATAATTAGTCTATTTAGAGTATTTAATTTACCAAAACAAAGTCTATTTTGCTAAAAAAGCTAAAAAAGCGCTGTTAAATAGTGTTAAATGAGAAAATTAGCTGTTTCCCCTTATTATTTTTGTAACAAATGAAGAAAAGAAGTATTGCGTTGATTATATGGCTCATGTCTATTGCTCTAATTGGAGTGATGGCTATGCAATATTACTTTGTGAGGGAATCCTTTATAAAAGAATCAAAGTTATTTGATGAGGAAGTCAAGGCTTCTTTATCTGCTGTAGCCAATAAGATCGAGCGCCAGGAGATCTATGATTTTGCCCGAGAGCAAGAACGCCAGAACCAGGAGAAATTTAGAATCGATCAAGAACGCATTCAAAAGAACGAAAAGATCCTTGCACTTCAGGTTCAATATCAAGACAGTATAAAAACCCTTCAAAGGATAGCTTTTCAACATACTACAAATTTCAACAAACTTGAAACTGCTCTAAACCAGCAATTCCCTGCGGTTTTTATCAACAACGAATTTTTTGAAACTTATCTTAGGAGGAAAGAATATAAGCACCTGGTCAGAATTACTTTAGAACAAGGTCTTACAGCTGACAATACCATTGGTGAATTTACCAGAATAGATGCTATTAAGGTTATACCTCCGGTCAAGCCAAAGGACGACAGCACAAGATATATTATTCCTGTGTTTGCTCCACCTGCGACCAATGCTATTGCATATCAAATAAGGACATTACCGCCCAAGATTGATTACAGAACACTTGCCAAAATTGAGGCTTTGGAGATTAAGCTTCACAACCTGAGGAACCAAAAACTAACGGATGCCGCAACATTGTTTGATACTATTGCGATTCTTGGGGGTAAGAAAAGTTCAGTGATTGCGGATGTAGCCATGGGCATGGAATTATCGAAAAGACCTTTGGCAGAACGTATAAATGGAAAAAGAACGGTTGACCTTTTAATTCATGAACTGCATGAACGCGGCATTAAGTCGTCATTTGTCATGGAGATAAAAGATTTCAATAAAATTCCCGTTTTTCAAGGTTTTTACCAATTTAACAATGAGCAATTAGAAGAGGTTAAAAATCCGCTGATCTATACTGCTAGGTTATTTCAGGGTGACCGCGGTAATGCACCAGGAGAATTAAGCATCCACTTCCCTAACAAGGGGTGGTATTATTGCCGAAACAATGGGCTATTGGTTATTCCCCACTATCTTGGCATTATTGGCACTATTAATTGGCTGTTTCGCTTACACTTTGAGTATCATTTTTAAACAGAAAAAGATGTCTGAGATGAAGACAGACTTTATCAATAATATGACTCATGAATTCAAGACTCCAGTTGCCACAATTATGATTGCCAGCGAATCACTTCGTGATCCTGAAATCTCCTCTGATGGCAAAAGAGTCAATAAGCTTGCGAACATAATTTATGATGAAAATGTTCGGTTGGGCTCACATATTGAAAGGGTTTTGAACATAGCTAGGTTAGAGAAAGAAAACCTAAAGATCGAGCGCGTCAATGTTCATATCAATTCACTTGCAAATGCTGTTTTGGAAAGCATGCGTCTACAAATGGATAAGGCTGAAGGAACCCTAAACATTGATATTGCTGCTGATAACGACTTGGTTGTTGGAGATGAATTGCACTTGTCCAATGTGATGTTTAATTTGGTTGATAATGCGATTAAGTATTCCAAAGGAAAACCAGAAATCACTTTTAGGACTTTTAATAGAGGGAACAACATTGTAATTTCTGTTGCAGACAAAGGAATGGGGATGACCAAGGACCAACAAGAAAAGATCTTCGATCAATTCTACCGTATCCCAACAGGGAACATTCACAACGTGAAAGGATTTGGTTTAGGACTTAGCTATGTAAACGATATTGTCAAACGCTTGAACGGTAAAATCACCGTTAAGAGTGAAAAAGATAAAGGCACACAATTTGAAGTAACTCTTCCTTTGAAAAATGCATCTAAGGAAGTTGCATAATCATTAGATAAAGAAAAGTATGAATCAAAAGATATTATTAGCAGAAGATGATCCTAATTTGGGTGAATTACTAAAGGATTATCTAGAATTAAAAGGAAAATTTGACGTGGTACTTTGTACCGATGGTCAGGAAGGCATGGATGCTTTTCGTAAAGAGGAGTTTGATCTATGCATCTTGGATGTCATGATGCCCAAGAAAGATGGTTTTTCATTGGGGAAAGATATCCGCAAGATCAATCAAACGGTTCCAATTATCTATGCGACTGCCAAGGGAATGATGGAAGATAAAACACAGGCCTTTGAATTGGGTGGAGATGATTATATCACAAAACCATTCCGTGTTGAGGAGTTATTGCTTCGCATCAATGCGCTTCTTAAAAGAGCTTCAAAAGATAAGGAGGAAGAAGTTTCTGATAAATTTGAAATCGGAGATTATTTCTTTGATTACACCAGTCAGATTATTTCGTATAAGGGCCAACAACAGAAGCTTTCCACGAAGGAAGCCGAATTATTGCGCTTACTTTGCTTGAAGAAAAATGATGTCTTAACTCGTGAGGAAGCCTTAATCAAGATTTGGCATGACGACAATTATTTTACCGGCCGAAGTATGGATGTTTTCTTGAGCAAGCTTAGAAAATACCTTAAGGAGGACCCTAATGTTGAAATAGTTAATGTCCACGGTAAAGGATATAAGTTGTTGGTGAGCTAAGGATTAGATAGTTTGGTTAAGACACTAGACATAAGACATAAGACATTAGACTATTGTCAAATTCTAAAATAGTTTACCTTTTTTATACATTGTCCGTACCTAAATAGAGCTGATCGAATAGCATTATATTAAAACATTATAATTCTAAAAATAAATGAGGCATATCAAGCCTCATTTATTTTTTTTAATTAATTTTCTAACAGTAGCTGTTAACTCGACCAAATTCTAAAAATGTAATTAATATTTTATGGATTATTTCATCTCTCTTGTGTCTTGTGTCTTATGTCTTATGTCTACTTCAAGCCGTCTCTTCACTTTTTTTTGCATATTAAAAATCTAATTCCTAACTTAGCCCCCGCTTATAGAGAAAGGCAGAGGGACTAGACCCGATGAAGCCTTAGCAACCTGTCCCTTGACAAGGTGCTACATTCTACCCCTGATTGGGAAAGATAAGCTGGTTACAGACATCCTTGGTAGCCTTCTCTTAGCAAAAAGATTTATTGAAATATATTTAATTTAGTAGAGAAAATATGCTATTAACAAACAATTTAGGTTACCCACGTGTGGGCGCATTCCGCGAGTTGAAGAAAGCTAATGAAGCTTACTGGGCGAAGAAGATTAGCGCGGAAGAATTATTGCAGGCTGGACTGAAAATCCGTGAAAGCAATTGGAAGACTCAAAAGGATGCTGGAATCGAGTTGATCCCATCTAATGACTTCGCATTCTATGATCAAGTTTTAGACTTGTCATTAACTGTAGGAGCTATCCCTGCTCGTTACAATTCCTTATTAAACAAAATCGATCGCCAATATAATCTTGATTTATATTTCGCGATGGCACGTGGTTTCCAAGAAGGTGGCGTAGATGTTACTGCTATGGAAATGACTAAGTGGTTTGATACTAACTATCACTATATCGTTCCTGAATTCGTAAAAAACCAAGAATTCAAACTTACTTCAGAGAAATTCTTAAGTGAATACAATGAAGCAAAACAATTGGGTATTGAAACAAAGCCTGTTTTAATTGGTCCAATTACTTACCTTTTATTGGGTAAAGAAAAAGAAGCAGATTTCAACCGCATCGATCTTATCGACAAATTACTTCCTGTTTATGAAGAGATTTTAGGCAAGCTTGCTGATGCTGGGGCGAAATATGTTCAGATTGACGAGCCTTTCTTGGCTTTAGACATTGATGATGCTACCAAAGCTCTGTATGGCAAAGTATTTGAAAAATTAGCTGCTGCAGCCAAAGGCATCAAATTAATCGTTGCTACTTATTTCGAGGCATTAGGAAATAACGAGGATATCGCTGTTAATCTTCCTGTGCATGCGTTACACCTTGACTTAGTTCGTGGTGAAAACCAACTTGACACTATATTATCAAAAGTTCCTGCAAACTTAACTCTTTCATTAGGGGTTATTGAAGGCCGTAATATTTGGAAAAATGATTACGAAAATTCATTGAAAAAAATCAAACAAGCAGTTGATGCGTTAGGAAAAGACCGTGTTTGGGTTGCTCCTTCTTCATCTTTATTGCATGTTCCTTTTGATTTGGACAATGAAAACAATGAAGAATCATTACCTGCAGAAGTTAAAAACTGGTTAGCATTTGCAAAACAAAAACTTTCTGAGGTTAAAGATCTTGCTGTATTGGCTGAAGGTGAAGTTGATGCTGATACTCAGAAACGCTTTGAAGCAAACAAAGAAGCTGCTGAGAGTCGCCGTACTTCTCCATTGATTCACAAACCAGAAGTTAAAAACCGTGTAAGCAACATCACTGATGAAGATGCAAAACGTACTTCATCATTTGATGCTCGTAAAGCTGCACAACAAGCTAAATTCAATCTTCCTGGATTGCTACTACAACAATCGGTTCATTCCCACAAACAAAAGATGTACGTAAGTGGAGAGCTGACTTGAAAAAAGGAGCTATTTCTCAAGAGGAATACGACAAAGAAATTGCTGCTGAGACTGAAAGAACAATCAGATTACAAGAAGATTTGGACATCGATGTATTAGTTCACGGTGAATTCGAACGTAATGACATGGTTGAGTACTTCGGTGAGCAATTAGCAGGATATGCATTCACACAAAACGGTTGGGTTCAATCATACGGTTCTCGTTGTGTTAAACCTCCGATTATTTTTGGTGATGTGTACCGTCCAGAAGACATGACAGTACGTTGGTCAGCATATGCTCAGTCATTGACTAACCGTCCTGTTAAAGGAATGTTGACAGGTCCTGTAACGATTTTACAATGGTCATTTGTACGTAACGACCAACCACGTTCAACCACAACATACCAAATCGCTTTGGCTATTTTAGATGAGGTTCAAGCTTTAGAAAAAGCAGGAATCAAGATCATCCAAATCGATGAGCCAGCTATCCGTGAGGGTCTTCCATTACGTAAAGCAGATCAACAAGAATACTTGGATTGGGCAGTTCGTGCATTCCGTGTTTCTTCATCAAATGTTGATGATGATACGCAGATCCACACACACATGTGTTACTCTGAATTCAATGATATTATCCAGGACATCGCTGCAATGGATGCTGACGTAATTACTATTGAAACTTCACGTTCACAAATGGAATTATTAGATGCATTTGCTGATTTCAAATATCCTAATGATATTGGTCCAGGTGTATACGACATTCACTCACCACGTGTTCCTAGCACTGAAGAAATGGTAAACCTACTTCGCAAAGCAAAAGCTGTAGTTCCTTCAGAGCAATTATGGGTTAACCCTGACTGTGGATTGAAAACTCGTGCTTGGCCAGAGACTAAGGCTGCCTTAGAATCAATGGTTGAAGCTGCGAAAATCCTTAGAGCAGAATAATCAAAAATTAGTATTATAAAATATATTAGTTCAAAGCCGAGCAAAATGCTCGGCTTTATTATTTTACCGCTTTTAATCGAGTATGAGCAAACTTTTCGGTCTCTTTATTGTTTAACAAAAAAAGATATTATGAATAGATATATAGGATTCTTAGCGATTGCTCTTACCACTACCCTTTTCAGTAGTTGTTCTTTAATTGAAGGAATATTCAAAGCAGGAATGTGGTGGGGTATTATATTAGTTGTAGGGGCAGTAGTATTAGTGATTTGGTTAATTTCAAAATTATTTGGTGGTGGCCGTGGAGGCACTAATTAATCTTTAACGAAAATTTCACTATCTGTTAATGCGAATATCAGTATCTTTCGTACAAAATTAATGTACATGACCAGGTTTATCTTAGTAGTACTGATATTCGTATCTTCATTTCAAGCCTTTTGTCAGGATGGTTATCCAAAACCAACTTCCAACGATGGATTATTGTTCTACATCCAACATAACAGAGGTAAGAATGCATTTATTTATTCCATTAATTACAGCAATAACCATAAAATCGACACGGATGAGCCCGTTAAAGTTACCCGTCAATTATTTGACAAAAATGGAGAAATAAAACCTTTAACCGCCATTCAGAAAAACTTTGCATACGGTATTGATATAGATAAAATCAACGCAAATCACTATGAACTTGCCATCGTATCACTCCCAGATCAAAAGCTATATCTAACCATACCTTCCAAAGGAAAAGCCTACGTAGAGACTACGGTTAATGGTGTAAAAATCAAAGTCAATAGATTATTTATTCGTATAAAAGACGGAACTTCAGGATTTAGCACCAAATTAGATTATATATTATTTTATGGAACCCACAAAAACAAAGAAGTAATTTTAAAGCTTGAAATTTAATTGACCGTTATTTATGTTCAATATAATTTCTTTATATTAAACATATTATAAATCAATTTTATTTATTATGAAAGCATTAATCACTT
The Sphingobacterium daejeonense genome window above contains:
- a CDS encoding sensor histidine kinase, whose protein sequence is MKTDFINNMTHEFKTPVATIMIASESLRDPEISSDGKRVNKLANIIYDENVRLGSHIERVLNIARLEKENLKIERVNVHINSLANAVLESMRLQMDKAEGTLNIDIAADNDLVVGDELHLSNVMFNLVDNAIKYSKGKPEITFRTFNRGNNIVISVADKGMGMTKDQQEKIFDQFYRIPTGNIHNVKGFGLGLSYVNDIVKRLNGKITVKSEKDKGTQFEVTLPLKNASKEVA
- a CDS encoding response regulator transcription factor; protein product: MNQKILLAEDDPNLGELLKDYLELKGKFDVVLCTDGQEGMDAFRKEEFDLCILDVMMPKKDGFSLGKDIRKINQTVPIIYATAKGMMEDKTQAFELGGDDYITKPFRVEELLLRINALLKRASKDKEEEVSDKFEIGDYFFDYTSQIISYKGQQQKLSTKEAELLRLLCLKKNDVLTREEALIKIWHDDNYFTGRSMDVFLSKLRKYLKEDPNVEIVNVHGKGYKLLVS
- a CDS encoding DUF4833 domain-containing protein gives rise to the protein MTRFILVVLIFVSSFQAFCQDGYPKPTSNDGLLFYIQHNRGKNAFIYSINYSNNHKIDTDEPVKVTRQLFDKNGEIKPLTAIQKNFAYGIDIDKINANHYELAIVSLPDQKLYLTIPSKGKAYVETTVNGVKIKVNRLFIRIKDGTSGFSTKLDYILFYGTHKNKEVILKLEI